From a single Nothobranchius furzeri strain GRZ-AD chromosome 7, NfurGRZ-RIMD1, whole genome shotgun sequence genomic region:
- the LOC107382559 gene encoding dnaJ homolog subfamily C member 13 isoform X1, which translates to MNVVKDNRDLACFYTTKHSWRGKYKRVFSVGTHGITTYNPTTLEVTNQWPYGDICGIGPVGRGQGTEFSLTFRKGSGKKSETLKFSTEHRTELLTEALRFRTEFSEGKITGRRYNCYKHHWSDTRKPVSLEVTPGGIDQIDPHTNRVVCSYDYRNIEGFVEVSDYQGGFSILYGGFSRLHLFASENRDDIIRSAIEHAGNFIGITLRLRKEALSFEGFVTDRLGKYSSDDSITSLAEFVVQKITTRHPEPVKRIFALTETCLVERDPASYNIVTIKPFGEVFALICDVDNPQVFTVEFIRGQIRKYSSTERDSLLASLLDGVRASGNRDVCVKMASTQRGQRWGLLSMPVDEEVESLHLRFLAAPPSGNFADAVFRFNANISYSGVLHAVTQDGLFSENKEKLINNAILSLLSQEGELPSSNSELESHFQAIRRLVASKAGFQAFTQLPKFREKLGVKTVKALKRNNNGVTHAAIDTLCALMCPMHDDYDLRQEQLNKASLLSSKKFLENLLEKFITNVDHGTGALVISSLLDFLTFALCAPYSETTDGQQFDMLLEMVAANGRTLFKLFQHPSMAIVKGAGLVMKAIIEEGEKEIATKMQELALSEGALPRHLHTSLFTISADQRMLTNRQLSRHLVGLWTAENPVATNLLKRILPTGLLAYLDSSDPVPERDVDRMHIRDNLKIASDQLNRNKVPEWQRIAGKAAKEVEKFAKEKADLVLMHWRDKMGIAQKEQDRNNLNPNQKPVILRKRRQRIKIESNWELFYYRFQLDHARSNLIWNLKTREELRDALEGEMRAFSVNRELGNATVISWNHQEFEVKYECLSDEIKIGDYYLRLLLEEDENTESSAIKRSYEFFNELYHRFLLTPKVSMKCLCLQALAIVYSKCYEEIGPFTDTKYVVGMLDRCTDKLERDRLILFLNKLILHKKNVKEVMDSNGVRIMVDLLTLAHLHTSRATVPLQSNVLEASPDMKREGEKEWYFGNADKERRGPFSFEEMQEFWNTGVLNAKTRCWAQGMDGWRPLQAIPQLKWCLLATGQSVMNESDLATMILNMLITMCSYYPSRDQDNAIIRPLPKIKRMISDNACLPHIVQLLLTFDPILVEKVANLLFLVMQDNPNLQRLYLTGVFFFIMMYTGSNVLPVARFLKYTHLKQAFKSEESKGQDIVQRSILGPVLPEAMVCYLENYEAEGFSEIFLGEFDTPEAIWSSEMRRMMIEKIAAHIADFSPRLQSNTRALYQYCPIPVISFPQLDNELFCNIYYLRHLCDTIHFPNWPIRDAVKLLKDTLEAWKKEVEKKPPSMSVDDAYEVLNLPKGQGQHEESKIRKAYFRLAQKYHPDKNPEGRDMFEKVNKAYEFLCTKSARIVDGPDPENIILILKAQSILFNRHKQELEPYKYAGYPMLIKTIKMETDDEQLFSKASPLLPAAAELAFHTVNCSALNAEELRRESGIEILLEALSRCVAVLTASSRPEDMAVQVCGHICRCYSVAAQFEECREKIIELPNIIRDLCHILYYGKGLPKTAALAVQCVSSFAVDFFLQTHLFHAGVLWHLLVHLFNYDYTLEESGVQASQDTNQQEVANSLAKLSLVAVSRLGGYAPMPGTPDAPQTNGMDGTPPENPTVRKSLAAMLTPYISRKLGLGSPAEVLKLLNSNSENPYLIWNNATRAELLEFLEGQQEGNIKRGENDKSFGANFVFDDHGKELIVGEIFVRVYNEQPSFPLEFPKAFAASLLDYVGSQAQYLHTLLAMSHSNKVESQQHAERLNFAEMALEALRNVIKNNPGSESECIGHFKLLFSLLRVHGAGRVQQLVLEVVNTVTSNQECVSNIADSLVLSNLLLLLHSLPSSRQIVLETLHALTSNTKIVKEAMAKGALIYLLDLFCNCTHPQVRTQTAELFSKMTSDKLVGPKVRLTLMRFLPGVFMDAMRDNAEAAVQIFEGTHENPELIWNDTSREKVSTTVREMMLEHFKQQKDNPDVSWKLPEDFTVEYGSGQGELEVGGVFLRIFIAQPGWVLRKPREFLVSLLETLSELLEKNNPNGEALETITTAAVCLFSTHSHLADQVPPLGHLPRVLAALNHKNNTVPKSSIRLIHVLSENELCVRSMASLETIGPLMAGMRVRADMAGLACEALNRMFQKEQTELVAQALRVELVPYLLRLLEGIGLETLENPSATKAQIVKALKSMTRSLQYGEQVNEILAKSSVWSAFKDQKHDLFISESQTAGYLTGPGVAGYLTAGTGTTVLSSVPPPVDNNVGDQG; encoded by the exons ATACAAGCGAGTCTTCTCAGTGGGGACACATGGCATTACCACTTACAACCCTACCACACTAGAAGTAACAAATCAG TGGCCTTATGGAGACATCTGTGGTATCGGCCCCGTAGGAAGAGGTCAGGGGACAGAATTCAGCCTCACATTCCGCAAAGGCAGCGGCAAGAAGTCCGAAACACTGAAGTTCTCTACAGAGCACCGGACAGAGCTGCTCACAGAAGCACTG AGATTCAGAACAGAGTTTTCAGAGGGAAAGATAACTGGTAGG CGTTACAACTGCTACAAGCATCACTGGAGTGACACACGGAAGCCCGTGAGCTTAGAGGTAACGCCTGGTGGCATTGACCAAATTGACCCCCACACCAACAGAGTGGTGTGTTCCTATGACTACCGGAATATCGAGGGCTTTGTGGAGGTCTCTGATTACCAGGGAGGATTTAGCATCCTCTACGGTGGCTTCAGCAGGCTG CACCTGTTTGCCTCTGAGAATCGAGATGACATCATCCGCAGCGCTATAGAGCACGCTGGAAACTTCATCGGCATCACGCTACGTTTGAGGAAGGAGGCGCTGTCATTTGAGGGTTTTGTAACGGATCGCCTGGGGAAGTACAGCTCCGACGATAGCATCACTTCTCTGGCTGAGTTCGTGGTGCAGAAGATCACGACTCGACACCCG GAGCCAGTAAAACGAATTTTTGCCTTAACAGAAACATGTCTGGTGGAGAGAGATCCAGCTTCGTACAACATCGTCACAATCAAACCCTTCGGAGAG GTGTTTGCTCTCATCTGTGATGTAGACAACCCTCAGGTGTTTACAGTGGAATTCATCCGAGGTCAGATCAGGAAGTACTCATCTACTGAAAG GGACTCTCTGTTGGCCAGTCTGCTCGATGGAGTCCGAGCTTCAGGTAACAGGGATGTGTGCGTAAAGATGGCCTCCACGCAGAGAGGGCAGCGGTGGGGTTTACTGAGCATGCCCGTTGATGAGGAGGTGGAGAGTTTGCATCTCAGATTCCTGGCAGCACCTCCCA GTGGAAACTTTGCTGACGCGGTGTTCCGATTCAACGCCAACATATCCTACAGCGGAGTGTTACACGCTGTAACCCAAGAT GGCCTTTTCTCAGAAAACAAAGAGAAGCTCATCAACAACGCCATCCTGTCTCTGTTATCACAAGAAGGCGAGCTGCCATCTTCAAACTCTGAGCTGGAAAGCCATTTTCAGGCCATTCGGCGCTTGGTGGCCTCCAAGGCTGGCTTCCAGGCCTTCACCCAGCTGCCTAA GTTTAGGGAAAAATTGGGAGTAAAAACGGTCAAAGCTTTAAAAAGGAACAACAACGGTGTGACTCACGCTGCTATAGACACACTGTGTGCCCTTATGTGT CCGATGCACGATGATTATGACCTCCGACAGGAGCAACTGAACAAAGCCTCTCTTCTGTCTTCCAAGAAGTTTCTGGAAAACCTTCTTGAAAAATTCATCACCAATGTG GATCATGGAACGGGAGCTTTGGTCATCAGCTCCTTGTTGGACTTCTTAACGTTTGCTCTCTGCGCGCCCTACAGCGAGACCACTGATGGGCAGCAGTTTGACATGCTGCTGGAGATGGTCGCCGCCAATGGGCGGACATTATTTAAACTGTTCCAG CATCCCTCTATGGCAATAGTGAAGGGAGCAGGTCTGGTGATGAAAGCCATCATTGAG GAAGGAGAAAAGGAAATAGCCACTAAGATGCAGGAGCTGGCTTTAAGTGAGGGGGCTCTGCCGAGACATCTCCACACATCTCTGTTCACCATCAGTGCCGACCAGCGGATGCTCACCAACAG ACAACTGAGTCGTCACCTGGTGGGACTGTGGACAGCAGAGAACCCTGTGGCCACCAACCTCCTAAAAAGGATCCTG CCAACAGGTTTGTTGGCGTACTTGGACAGTTCCGATCCTGTCCCAGAAAGAGATGTGGACAGGATGCACATCCGTGACAACCTGAAAATCGCTTCG GACCAGCTGAATCGCAACAAGGTGCCtgagtggcagcggatcgcaggtaAAGCAGCCAAAGAGGTGGAGAAGTTTGCCAAGGAGAAGGCTGATCTGGTGCTGATGCACTGGAGGGATAAGATGGGCATTGCTCAGAAGGAG CAGGACAGAAACAACTTG AATCCAAACCAAAAGCCCGTCATCCTGAGAAAGAGAAGGCAGAGGATTAAGATCGAATCCAACTGGGAGCTTTTCTATTACAG ATTTCAGCTGGACCATGCACGCTCCAACCTCATCTGGAACCTTAAAACTAGGGAGGAGCTGCGGGATGCCCTGGAGGGGGAGATGCGTGCTTTCAGTGTGAACCGTGAGCTCGGGAACGCCACCGTCATCTCCTGGAACCATCAGGAATTTGAG GTGAAATACGAGTGCCTTTCCGATGAGATAAAAATAGGAGATTATTACCTGcgcctgctgctggaggaggatgAGAACACAGAATCCAGCGCCATCAAGAGATC ATACGAGTTCTTCAACGAGCTCTACCACCGCTTTCTGCTCACACCCAAAGTCTCGATGAAGTGCCTGTGCCTGCAAGCGCTCGCCATCGTTTACAGCAAGTGCTATGAGGAGATCGGTCCCTTCACAGACACAAAATACGTTGTGGGCATGCTGGATCGG TGTACAGACAAGCTGGAGCGGGACAGACTCATCCTGTTCCTCAACAAGCTCATTCTTCATAAG AAAAATGTGAAGGAAGTAATGGATTCAAACGGAGTTCGTATCATGGTCGACTTGCTCACTTTGGCCCATCTGCACACCAGCAGAGCTACTGTTCCACTTCAG AGCAACGTGCTGGAGGCGTCCCCGGACATGAAGAGGGAGGGGGAGAAGGAGTGGTACTTTGGGAATGCGGACAAAGAAAGACGAGGACCGTTTAGTTTTGAGGAG ATGCAGGAGTTTTGGAACACGGGTGTCCTGAATGCTAAAACGCGCTGCTGGGCTCAAGGGATGGATGGGTGGCGCCCCCTGCAGGCCATCCCTCAGCTGAAGTGGTGCCTGCTGGCAACGGGACAGTCGGTGATGAACGAATCGGATCTGGCCACGATGATCCTCAACATGCTCATCACCATGTGCTCCTACTACCCCAGCAG GGACCAGGACAATGCCATCATCCGACCTCTACCTAAGATCAAGAGGATGATCAGCGATAATGCCTGCCTCCCACACATCGTTCAG CTGCTGTTAACCTTTGACCCCATCCTGGTGGAAAAAGTTGCCAACCTTTTGTTCCTGGTGATGCAGGACAACCCCAATCTGCAGCGCCTCTATCTGACAGgagtcttcttcttcatcatgatgTACACCGGCTCCAATGTGCTTCCTGTAGCGAG GTTCCTGAAGTACACTCACTTAAAACAAGCCTTCAAATCGGAGGAG TCCAAGGGGCAGGACATTGTGCAGCGCAGCATTCTGGGACCCGTGTTGCCTGAAGCCATGGTTTGTTATCTGGAGAACTACGAGGCTGAGGGCTTCTCTGAGATCTTCCTTGGTGAATTTGACACGCCTGAGGCCATTTGGAGCAGTGAGATGAG GCGGATGATGATAGAGAAGATAGCAGCTCATATAGCTGACTTCAGCCCCAGACTGCAGAGCAACACGCGAGCGCTGTACCAGTACTGTCCTATCCCCGTCATCAGCTTCCCTCAGCTGGATAACGAGCTCTTCTGCAACATCTACTACCTCAGACACCTGTGTGACACCATCCACTTCCCCAACTGGCCCATTCGAGATGCT GTGAAGCTGCTGAAAGACACTCTTGAAGCCTGGAAGAAGGAGGTGGAGAAGAAGCCACCGTCCATGTCTGTGGACGACGCTTACGAAGTCCTGAACCTCCCGAAAGGACAGGGCCA GCACGAGGAAAGTAAAATCAGGAAGGCTTACTTCAGACTGGCTCAGAAGTATCATCCTGACAAAAACCCAGAGGGCAGG GACATGTTTGAGAAAGTCAACAAAGCTTATGAGTTCCTTTGCACTAAATCGGCCCGAATCGTGGACGGTCCGGACCCGGAAAACATCATCCTCATTCTCAAAGCCCAAAGCATCCTTTTCAATCGACACAAACAAG AACTGGAGCCGTACAAATACGCCGGTTACCCCATGCTGATCAAAACCATCAAGATGGAGACCGACGATGAGCAGCTGTTCTCTAAAGCCTCGCCTCTCCTCCCGGCTGCCGCCGAGCTGGCGTTCCACACGGTCAACTGCTCGGCCCTTAACGCTGAGGAGCTGCGCCGTGAGAGCGGCATCGAG ATCTTACTGGAGGCTCTTTCTCGGTGTGTGGCTGTATTAACTGCATCCAGCCGGCCTGAAGACATGGCTGTACAG GTGTGCGGGCACATCTGTAGGTGCTACAGCGTAGCGGCTCAGTTTGAGGAATGCAGGGAAAAGATCATCGAGCTTCCCAACATCATCCGAGACCTCTGTCACATCCTGTACTACGGAAAG GGTCTCCCGAAGACGGCGGCTCTGGCAGTTCAGTGCGTTAGCTCCTTTGCGGTGGACTTCTTCCTGCAGACCCATCTGTTCCACGCCGGTGTGCTTTGgcacctgttggtccacctgttcAACTACGACTACACGCTGGAGGAGAGCGGCGTGCAGGCCAGCCAGGACACCAACCAGCAGGAGGTCGCCAACAGCCTCGCCAAACTCAGCCTGGTGGCTGTCAGCCGCCTGGGAGGCTACGCTCCAATGCCGGGCACCCCCGATGCGCCCCAGACCAACGGCATGGACGGCACCCCTCCAGAAAACCCAACTGTACGCAAGAGTTTAGCCGCGATGCTAACGCCGTACATCTCCAGGAAGCTGGGATTGGGATCTCCCGCTGAG gtcctgaagctgctgaacagcaacTCCGAGAATCCGTACCTGATCTGGAACAACGCGACTCGAGCCGAGCTGCTGGAGTTCCTGGAGGGTCAGCAGGAAGGAAACATCAAGAGA GGTGAAAACGATAAAAGCTTTGGAGCAAATTTTGTGTTTGATGATCACGGCAAAGAGCTGATAGTCGGGGAGATTTTTGTCCGAGTTTACAACGAGCAGCCTTCCTTCCCTCTGGAG TTCCCCAAAGCGTTCGCTGCTAGTCTGCTGGACTACGTCGGCTCCCAGGCTCAGTACCTCCACACTCTGCTGGCCATGAGTCACAGCAACAAGGTGGAGTCCCAGCAGCACGCCGAGAGGCTCAACTTTGCTGAGATGGCTTTAGAAGCTCTCCGTAACGTGATCAAGAACAACCCGG GCTCGGAGTCGGAGTGCATCGGCCACTTTAAGCTGCTCTTCTCCCTGCTGCGTGTTCACGGAGCCGGCAGAGTGCAGCAGCTGGTTCTGGAG GTCGTCAACACGGTGACGTCCAACCAGGAATGTGTGAGCAACATTGCCGATTCCCTGGTGTTGTCCAACCTCTTGTTGCTGCTCCATTCACTTCCCTCCA GCAGGCAGATTGTGCTGGAAACCCTCCACGCACTGACTTCTAACACAAAGATCGTTAAAGAGGCGATGGCCAAAG GTGCTCTGATCTATTTGCTGGACTTGTTTTGTAACTGCACACACCCCCAGGTCCGCACACAGACCGCTGAGCTGTTCTCCAAGATGACCTCCGACAAGCTGGTTGGACCGAAG GTGCGTTTGACTCTGATGCGTTTCCTCCCGGGCGTATTCATGGACGCCATGCGAGATAACGCTGAGGCTGCAGTGCAGATCTTTGAGGGAACGCACGAGAACCCTGAGCTCATCTGGAACGACACCTCCAGGGAGAAAGTGTCCACCACCGTCAGAGAGATGATGCTGGA gcACTTTAAGCAGCAGAAGGATAATCCTGACGTCAGCTGGAAG CTGCCAGAGGACTTCACAGTGGAGTATGGATCTGGGCAGGGCGAGCTCGAGGTCGGTGGAGTTTTCCTACGGATCTTCATCGCCCAGCCTGGCTGGGTGCTGCGAAAACCTCGGGAATTCCTGGTTTCCCTCTTGGAGACTTTGAGTGAGCTGCTGGAGAAAAATAACCCCAAC GGTGAGGCTCTGGAGACCATCACCACAGCAGCAGTTTGCCTGTTCAGCACTCACAGCCACCTGGCGGATCAGGTTCCTCCTCTGGGTCACCTGCCCCGCGTCCTGGCAGCGCTCAACCACAAGAACAACACCGTGCCCAAGAGCTCCATCCGCCTGATCCACGTCCTGTCGGAGAACGAG CTGTGTGTGCGTTCCATGGCGTCTTTGGAGACGATCGGCCCTCTGATGGCTGGGATGAGAGTCCGCGCCGACATGGCCGGACTGGCGTGTGAGGCTCTCAACCGAATGTTCCAGAAGGAACAAACGGAGCTAGTGGCTCAG GCTCTGAGGGTGGAGCTGGTCCCATACCTGCTGAGGCTACTGGAAGGAATCGGCCTGGAGACGTTGGAAAACCCTTCAGCTACCAAGGCTCAGATCGTAAAAGCTCTCAAGTCCATGACTCGCAGTCTCCAGTATGGAGAGCAG GTAAACGAAATTCTTGCAAAGTCTTCAGTCTGGAGTGCCTTCAAAGACCAGAAACATGACCTTTTCATCTCAGAGTCCCAGACTGCAGGCTACCTGACGG GTCCAGGAGTTGCGGGTTACCTCACAGCAGGAACTGGAACCACAGTATTGTCCAGCGTCCCACCCCCTGTGGACAACAACGTCGGAGATCAAGGCTGA